One part of the Micrococcus sp. 2A genome encodes these proteins:
- the galU gene encoding UTP--glucose-1-phosphate uridylyltransferase GalU yields MTEQTPTRPRTRKAVIPAAGLGTRFLPATKAMPKEMLPVVDRPAIEYVVAEARRAGLCDVLMITGRNKRALEDHFDRHPALEATLERKGDQKRIDLIRESDLVGDIHYVRQGAALGLGHAVGCARRHVGDQPFAVLLGDDLIGADDDLLVRMIDAQERLGGSVVALMEVPEEAVSSYGVAAVEAVEGTDEVVRVTGLVEKPAREDAPSRLAVIGRYVLSPAVFDVLEETAPGRGGEIQLTDALQTLAEGEGEGYGVHAVVFEGRRYDTGDKLGYLQAVVELGVDHPELGDDLRAWLKGFAAGL; encoded by the coding sequence ATGACCGAGCAGACCCCCACCCGCCCGCGCACGCGCAAGGCCGTCATCCCGGCCGCCGGCCTGGGCACGCGCTTCCTCCCGGCCACGAAGGCCATGCCCAAGGAGATGCTGCCGGTGGTCGACCGCCCTGCCATCGAGTACGTGGTGGCGGAGGCCCGCCGCGCGGGTCTGTGCGACGTCCTGATGATCACGGGCCGCAACAAGCGCGCCCTCGAGGACCACTTCGACCGCCACCCGGCCCTCGAGGCCACGCTCGAGCGCAAGGGGGACCAGAAGCGCATCGACCTGATCCGCGAGTCGGACCTTGTGGGGGACATCCACTACGTGCGCCAGGGCGCCGCGCTCGGCCTCGGCCACGCCGTCGGCTGTGCGCGCCGCCACGTCGGGGACCAGCCGTTCGCGGTGCTCCTGGGCGACGACCTGATCGGCGCCGACGACGACCTGCTGGTCCGCATGATCGACGCCCAGGAGCGCCTCGGCGGGTCCGTCGTCGCGCTCATGGAGGTCCCGGAGGAGGCCGTCTCCTCGTACGGCGTGGCCGCCGTCGAGGCCGTGGAGGGCACCGACGAGGTGGTGCGCGTGACCGGGCTCGTGGAGAAGCCCGCCCGCGAGGACGCCCCCTCTCGCCTCGCGGTCATCGGCCGCTACGTGCTCTCCCCGGCGGTGTTCGACGTGCTCGAGGAGACCGCTCCGGGCCGCGGCGGCGAGATCCAGCTGACGGACGCGCTGCAGACCCTCGCGGAGGGCGAGGGCGAGGGGTACGGCGTGCACGCCGTCGTCTTCGAGGGCCGCCGCTACGACACGGGGGACAAGCTGGGCTACCTCCAGGCCGTGGTGGAGCTCGGCGTGGACCACCCCGAGCTCGGCGACGACCTGCGGGCCTGGCTCAAGGGGTTCGCCGCCGGACTC